A single window of Watersipora subatra chromosome 11, tzWatSuba1.1, whole genome shotgun sequence DNA harbors:
- the LOC137407939 gene encoding zinc finger CW-type PWWP domain protein 1-like, whose amino-acid sequence MDKSSKGSFAASVTSGKNKTLAENNVRKMRSLTDKEYEELFDGILRQSLISEAMESDQAMSLSQKEYATLQPAIIYDELNTNLDCEVDFTASPKTNKKGVDFRQPNKKIYTASQNNAVKQPIWKSTKTISDVKSINKSNRKAEMNSVGKKACYSMDTSASKKAKGKNQKSKGITSRNGELVIERGKDCKGDCAEEEWSLTQECNKGVWIQCGEPDCGKWRHLVNMHDPSQFINIKWKCSDSEDTSRNTCESPMESWDQHANWTYNRFTEGSIVWAKLDGYPWWPGMIEVDPDMQAFVFCFEHSYYTPAEYHVTFFDTDKVTRAWVCKKSVKPFIASRIWEQMNGKSNNKRLQDAVNQAEESLNLSLVQRLRNYGFASRYEGRIVGHTSPSKSSLQTQCTSTAQKGAIEKPVKKTKSRKSTNLSEQTQETVAKKSTNHAARKKQQNKNTEDKGGKQKACTKNTNSVGSSNKESTRKSAKGKKISTLPVSGKLDELTCSALMPSTENPPAVNVSKATSLPADSQTTSRDSQQFVDMEKELDEHTSPRQYLRISIKPNHIALRLVFKMSVLRNQNKMMF is encoded by the exons GTACGCAAGATGAGATCGTTGACAGACAAAGAATATGAAGAGCTGTTTGATGGAATCTTGCGGCAAAGTTTAATAAGTGAAGCAATGGAGAGTGATCAG GCAATGTCCCTATCTCAAAAGGAATATGCGACTTTGCAGCCTGCCATCATTTATGATGAACTGAATACTAATCTCGA TTGTGAGGTAGACTTTACTGCTTCACCAAAGACCAACAAAAAGGGAGTGGATTTTAGACAACCTAATAAGAAGATTTATACGGCATCTCAGAATAATGCGGTTAAGCAGCCTATTTGGAAATCGACCAAAACTATCTCTGATGTAAAAAGCATCAACAAGAGTAATCGGAAAGCTGAAATGAACTCTGTTGGCAAAAAAGCATGCTACAG CATGGATACCTCTGCTAGCAAAAAGGCAAAAGGGAAGAATCAAAAAAG CAAAGGAATAACAAGCAGAAACGGTGAACTGGTGATAGAAAGGGGCAAAGACTGTAAAGGCGATTGCGCAGAGGAGGAATGGAGTCTTACCCAGGAATGTAATAAAG GAGTATGGATTCAGTGTGGTGAGCCTGACTGTGGGAAATGGCGGCACCTTGTCAACATGCATGACCCTTCACAGTTCATTAATATAAAATGGAAATGTTCTGATAGTGAGG ATACATCTCGCAATACATGTGAATCGCCCATGGAAAGCTGGGATCAGCATGCCAACTGGACTTATAACAGATTTACAGAGGGCTCGATTGTGTGGGCTAAACTTGATGGATACCCTTGGTGGCCTGGTATGATAGAAGTTGATCCTGACATGCAAGCTTTCGTCTTCTGCTTTGAACACAGTTACTACACTCCG GCAGAGTATCATGTGACGTTCTTTGACACAGATAAAGTAACCCGTGCTTGGGTATGCAAGAAAAGCGTCAAGCCATTTATTGCTAGCCGGATATGGGAG CAAATGAATGGAAAGTCTAACAACAAAAGGCTGCAAGATGCTGTAAACCAAGCTGAGGAAAGCTTAAACCTATCTCTTGTACAAAGGCTCCGAAACTATGGATTCGCTTCTAGATATGAAGGACGTATTGTGGGACACACGTCACCTTCCAAATCTTCACTTCAAACACAATGCACTTCTACAGCCCAAAAAG GGGCAATTGAGAAGCCTGTAAAGAAAACGAAGTCGCGGAAGAGCACAAATCTCAGCGAGCAGACTCAAGAAACCGTTGCAAAGAAAAGCACAAACCATGCGGCtagaaaaaaacaacaaaacaaaaatactgaGGACAAAGGTGGGAAGCAGAAAGCCTGTACAAAAAACACAAATTCCGTGGGTAGTAGTAATAAGGAAAGCACTCGCAAGTCTGCAAAAGGGAAGAAGATTTCTACACTTCCCG TATCAGGGAAACTTGATGAACTAACTTGCTCAGCTCTGATGCCAAGCACGGAAAATCCTCCTGCAGTCAATGTCAGTAAAGCTACTTCTCTTCCTGCTGACTCTCAAACTACCTCACGTGATTCACAACAATTTGTTGACATGGAGAAAGAACTAGATGAG CACACTTCTCCAAGGCAATATCTACGTATTAGCATTAAGCCCAATCATATAGCCCTCAGGTTAGTGTTTAAAATGTCTGTTCTAAGGAATCAGAACAAGATGATGTTttga